A genomic window from Nicotiana sylvestris chromosome 11, ASM39365v2, whole genome shotgun sequence includes:
- the LOC104229693 gene encoding mannosyltransferase APTG1 — MKQRKNLNISPNITNINVSKPYKNNKFTHPLLKKVFTLCLCFRFINALLVQTYFNPDEHWQALEVAHQITFGYGHLTWEWEKGIRSYFHPVIFAVLYKVLSFFHLDKPWFMIRSPRLLQSTFSAIGDLYLFKLSQELFGDRVAKFSLFAQLTNWFMFFCITRTLSNSLETVLTVVSLYYWPCIRPSASKISRESRKWALAVAALACAIRPTSAITWIYIGVLELYVAREKLKFVFLEVIPIGTLILGFTFLVDRWIYGTWVLVPLNFLKFNFLSSGGDYYGTHVWHWYFTQGFTVMIFTFLPFSLAGIFKSEQWKLAGLVAWCLAIYSLLGHKEFRFVLPVLPIALMFSGYWLATIGERDKSNGRGKRSPSTHDRSSGKLQLAILFLVVSNIPMAFYMSMVHQRGTEDAMNYLSVEANNGTVKSILFLTPCHATPYYSTLHRNLPMRFLDCTPSEEKGALDESDQFLLNPAGFATEFAKNWSIPSHIVLFDSQEKLLKDFLALHNFQEIKRFFHAHFKVDRELQASVAVYALKGQ, encoded by the exons ATGAAACAGAGAAAAAATCTCAATATTTCACCCAATATTACCAACATCAATGTTTCAAAACCTTATAAAAACAACAAATTCACACACCCTTTATTAAAAAAAGTTTTTACCCTCTGTTTATGTTTTAGATTTATAAATGCTTTATTGGTTCAAACATATTTCAATCCAGATGAACACTGGCAAGCCCTTGAAGTTGCACATCAAATCACATTTGG ATATGGACATTTGACGTGGGAATGGGAAAAGGGTATAAGGAGTTATTTCCATCCAGTAATATTTGCTGTGTTGTATaaagttctttccttttttcaTCTTGACAAACCTTGGTTCATG ATAAGGAGTCCACGACTGctgcagtcaacattttcagCTATTGGGGACCTCTATTTGTTTAAGCTGTCTCAAGAGTTATTTGGTGACCGTGTTGCGAAATTCTCG CTTTTTGCCCAGTTGACAAACTGGTTCATGTTTTTCTGTATCACGCGTACTTTATCCAATAGTCTGGAGACTGTTCTTACCGTTGTGAGCCTGTACTACTGGCCTTGCATTAGACCATCTGCTAGCAAAATTTCTCGGGAGTCTAGAAAATGGGCTTTAGCTGTAGCTGCACTAGCATGTGCAATCCGACCTACAAGTGCCATTACATGGATTTATATCGGTGTCCTAGAGTTGTATGTTGCACGTGAGAAGCTGAAATTTGTTTTTCTTGAGGTGATTCCTATTGG GACATTAATTCTGGGATTTACTTTTCTGGTAGACCGCTGGATATACGGCACTTGGGTCCTTGTGCCTCTGAACTTTCTGAAGTTCAATTTTCTCTCTTCTGGCGGAGACTATTATGGAACTCACGTGTGGCATTGGTACTTCACTCAGGGTTTTACAGTTATGATCTTCACATTCTTACCATTTTCACTTGCTGGCATTTTCAAGTCTGAGCAGTGGAAGCTAGCTGGTCTAGTCGCTTGGTGTTTGGCAATTTACAGCTTGTTGGGTCACAAAGAGTTCAG GTTTGTCCTCCCTGTGCTTCCAATAGCTTTGATGTTCTCTGGATACTGGTTGGCAACGATTGGAGAACGTGATAAGTCTAATGGCCGAGGTAAAAGATCTCCAAGCACTCACGACAGGAGCTCAGGGAAATTGCAACTGGCCATCCTGTTCCTAGTAGTTAGCAATATTCCGATGGCATTTTACATGAGTATGGTTCATCAG AGAGGGACAGAGGATGCAATGAACTACCTCTCTGTAGAGGCGAACAACGGGACAGTGAAAAGTATCCTTTTCTTGACGCCCTGCCACGCGACACCTTACTACTCAACTCTTCACCGTAACCTTCCTATGCGTTTCTTGGATTGCACACCAAG TGAAGAGAAGGGAGCTCTAGACGAGTCTGACCAGTTCCTGCTGAATCCAGCTGGTTTCGCAACAGAATTTGCTAAGAATTGGTCTATACCTAGTCACATTGTGCTATTTGACTCACAGGAAAAACTACTAAAGGACTTTCTAGCTTTGCATAATTTCCAAGAG ATAAAAAGGTTTTTCCATGCGCACTTCAAGGTGGATCGAGAACTTCAGGCATCTGTTGCTGTGTATGCATTGAAAGGCCAGTGA
- the LOC104229692 gene encoding VAN3-binding protein isoform X1, with product MDLDSNPTISQAHPETMDFLSRAWCSFAVQAFQPEMQDQALILHESSIKNSIIDNKPPLPKMEKSMKMDDTDKSIPPWKSNDVKSWIWMQQAMHPELNYNSYFQKKWMPWKIGPLKNVSIKKWIKEIKQRRKEEKRLQKAEVHAAISVAGVAAALAAIAAENMNRDESGGTKESAVASAAALVAAQCAKVAEAMGAKRDQLTGVIGSAMSGTNASDILTLTAAATTSLRGAETLKARAGFKNIINGSTPVLPIDSNDYNFNYEKCISILSKGAELYIEKSDGRSKLRSVSIILNGEAKVILRTTKATMLKAFSRQKESVVLDLHVELYKDSNGAETDSCYLIVLTTNRGIIKLDMMDDHQRYRMWSMAINQMLTLSTSFPKYELQFYKS from the exons ATGGATCTTGATTCAAATCCAACAATTTCACAAGCACATCCTGAGACAATGGACTTCCTTTCGCGCGCTTGGTGCAGCTTTGCAGTTCAAGCTTTCCAGCCAGAGATGCAAGATCAAGCTCTCATTCTCCACGAAAGCTCGATCAAGAATTCAATCATTGACAACAAACCTCCTCTTCCG AAGATGGAGAAGAGTATGAAGATGGATGATACAGATAAGTCAATACCGCCATGGAAATCCAACGATGTCAAG TCGTGGATATGGATGCAGCAAGCAATGCATCCAGAGTTGAATTACAACAGCTATTTCCAGAAAAAATGG ATGCCATGGAAAATAGGGCCATTAAAGAATGTGTCAATCAAGAAATGGATCAAAGAAATTAAGCAGAGaaggaaagaagagaagagaCTACAGAAGGCTGAAGTACATGCAGCGATATCAGTGGCAGGTGTTGCAGCTGCCTTAGCCGCCATCGCTGCTGAAAACATGAACCGTGATGAATCAGGAGGTACCAAGGAGTCGGCTGTGGCGTCCGCAGCTGCATTGGTTGCAGCACAATGTGCAAAAGTGGCAGAAGCTATGGGTGCAAAGAGGGACCAACTTACCGGTGTCATTGGCTCAGCTATGAGTGGCACAAATGCTAGCGACATTCTGACCCTTACAGCTGCAGCTACGACCT CACTCAGAGGAGCAGAAACACTCAAAGCAAGAGCTGGCTTCAAGAATATTATAAATGGAAGCACACCAGTTCTCCCAATTGATAGCAACGACTACAACTTTAACTATGAGAAGTGCATATCAATTCTCTCCAAGGGGGCAGAGCTCTATATCGAGAAATCAGATG GAAGATCCAAGCTAAGGTCGGTGTCTATTATCTTAAATGGTGAAGCCAAG GTTATCCTAAGAACAACAAAGGCAACTATGTTGAAGGCCTTCTCAAGACAAAAGGAAA GTGTTGTATTAGACCTACATGTCGAGCTGTATAAGGATTCTAACGGAGCAGAAACAGATAGTTGCTATCTTATTGTGCTAACAACAAACAGGGGAATCATCAAGCTCGACATGATGGATGATCACCAGCGATACAGAATGTGGTCAATGGCTATTAACCAAATGCTGACGCTCTCTACTTCATTTCCAAAATACGAGCTTCAATTTTACAAAAGCTAA
- the LOC104229695 gene encoding probable E3 ubiquitin-protein ligase XBOS32 produces the protein MPERYPKTMRFLSLVGNSFGCSASGERLVSAARDGDLQEAKALLEYNPRLVRYSTFGVRNSPLHYSAAQGHHEIVTLLLESGVDINLRNYRGQTALMQACQYGHWEVVQSLILFKANIHRADYLNGGTALHLASLNGHSRCIRLLLADYIPSIPNFCNVMRKRSRNEDSIQEFDDFALHEVINRPADGGITALHMAALNGHVESLQLLLDLGASVTKVTVEDGTTIDLIGAGSTPLHYAACGGNAQCCQLLIARGASLNAENANGWTPLMVARSWHRDGLEEILSARPERQPRPLPSPFLCLPLMSIVKIARECGWRTNDLPSTCLDPCVVCLERKCAVAAEGCFHEFCTRCALYLCSTSSTSTAAHGPPGSIPCPLCRHGIVSFVKLADTMPIIKEAARTSLSLPFCTCTADGQEPTTLETPFCKPDLYCSRFSPLGSSFRSLSCQKFPALKFSPGLCMGTPDTSPSLVPITAEREHLTRCSRSGFRRSTSNVEARRWLCSFSQSVETGSSC, from the exons ATGCCCGAACGATATCCGAAAACTATGCGATTTTTGAGCCTTGTTGGGAATTCATTCGGATGTTCTGCATCAGGCGAGCGATTGGTTTCTGCTGCTAGAGATGGTGATCTTCAGGAAGCCAAGGCTTTACTGGAGTATAATCCTCGGTTAGTGAGGTATTCCACTTTTGGTGTTCGAAATTCACCCCTCCATTACTCTGCCGCCCAAGGACATCACGAG ATTGTTACTCTCTTGCTTGAGTCTGGAGTTGACATCAATCTCAGAAACTACCGGGGGCAG ACAGCACTGATGCAAGCCTGTCAGTATGGTCACTGGGAAGTTGTTCAGAGCCTCATTCTTTTCAAAGCCAAT ATTCATAGGGCTGATTATCTCAATGGAGGCACGGCGCTTCATTTAGCTTCTCTGAATGGACATTCCCGATGTATACGGCTTCTCCTTGCTGATTATATTCCTAGCATTCCTAATTTCTGTAATGTCATGAGAAAGAGATCGAGAAATGAGGACTCAATACAAGAATTTGATGACTT TGCACTGCATGAGGTGATCAATAGACCTGCCGATGGTGGGATTACCGCCCTTCATATGGCAGCACTGAACGGCCATGTTGAAAGTCTGCAGCTACTCTTGGACTTAGGGGCTTCTGTCACTAAGGTTACTGTGGAAGACGGGACtacaattgatttgatag GTGCAGGAAGTACACCACTTCATTATGCTGCATGTGGCGGGAATGCTCAGTGTTGTCAG CTTTTAATTGCCAGGGGTGCGAGTCTCAACGCAGAAAATGCGAATGG GTGGACCCCATTGATGGTTGCTCGATCATGGCATAGAGATGGGCTCGAGGAAATTTTAAGTGCTCGTCCAGAAAGGCAACCACGTCCTCTTCCTTCACCGTTCTTATGCCTCCCTCTTATGAGTATAGTGAAGATTGCTAG AGAATGTGGATGGAGAACAAATGATTTGCCATCAACTTGTTTAGATCCTTGTGTTGTTTGTCTGGAAAGGAAGTGTGCAGTCGCTGCAGAGG GTTGTTTTCACGAGTTCTGCACGCGCTGTGCATTGTACCTATGTTCCACCAGCAGCACCTCAACTGCGGCACATGGTCCTCCGGGCTCGATTCCCTGCCCTTTATGCCGACATGGCATCGTTTCATTTGTTAAGCTGGCGGATACAATGCCAATCATCAAGGAAGCAGCGAGAACAAGCCTATCATTGCCGTTCTGTACATGTACAGCTGATGGACAAGAACCAACTACATTGGAAACGCCATTTTGCAAGCCGGATTTATATTGCTCTCGATTCTCCCCTCTTGGCTCTTCCTTCCGCTCATTAAGCTGCCAAAAGTTCCCGGCCTTGAAGTTCAGCCCCGGCCTTTGTATGGGAACCCCGGATACGAGTCCATCTTTAGTTCCAATAACCGCTGAACGAGAACATCTGACTCGATGTTCAAGATCCGGCTTTAGGCGATCAACGTCAAACGTTGAAGCTAGAAGATGGTTGTGTTCCTTCAGCCAATCTGTAGAAACTGGAAGCAGCTGCTGA
- the LOC104229692 gene encoding VAN3-binding protein isoform X2: MDLDSNPTISQAHPETMDFLSRAWCSFAVQAFQPEMQDQALILHESSIKNSIIDNKPPLPMEKSMKMDDTDKSIPPWKSNDVKSWIWMQQAMHPELNYNSYFQKKWMPWKIGPLKNVSIKKWIKEIKQRRKEEKRLQKAEVHAAISVAGVAAALAAIAAENMNRDESGGTKESAVASAAALVAAQCAKVAEAMGAKRDQLTGVIGSAMSGTNASDILTLTAAATTSLRGAETLKARAGFKNIINGSTPVLPIDSNDYNFNYEKCISILSKGAELYIEKSDGRSKLRSVSIILNGEAKVILRTTKATMLKAFSRQKESVVLDLHVELYKDSNGAETDSCYLIVLTTNRGIIKLDMMDDHQRYRMWSMAINQMLTLSTSFPKYELQFYKS, encoded by the exons ATGGATCTTGATTCAAATCCAACAATTTCACAAGCACATCCTGAGACAATGGACTTCCTTTCGCGCGCTTGGTGCAGCTTTGCAGTTCAAGCTTTCCAGCCAGAGATGCAAGATCAAGCTCTCATTCTCCACGAAAGCTCGATCAAGAATTCAATCATTGACAACAAACCTCCTCTTCCG ATGGAGAAGAGTATGAAGATGGATGATACAGATAAGTCAATACCGCCATGGAAATCCAACGATGTCAAG TCGTGGATATGGATGCAGCAAGCAATGCATCCAGAGTTGAATTACAACAGCTATTTCCAGAAAAAATGG ATGCCATGGAAAATAGGGCCATTAAAGAATGTGTCAATCAAGAAATGGATCAAAGAAATTAAGCAGAGaaggaaagaagagaagagaCTACAGAAGGCTGAAGTACATGCAGCGATATCAGTGGCAGGTGTTGCAGCTGCCTTAGCCGCCATCGCTGCTGAAAACATGAACCGTGATGAATCAGGAGGTACCAAGGAGTCGGCTGTGGCGTCCGCAGCTGCATTGGTTGCAGCACAATGTGCAAAAGTGGCAGAAGCTATGGGTGCAAAGAGGGACCAACTTACCGGTGTCATTGGCTCAGCTATGAGTGGCACAAATGCTAGCGACATTCTGACCCTTACAGCTGCAGCTACGACCT CACTCAGAGGAGCAGAAACACTCAAAGCAAGAGCTGGCTTCAAGAATATTATAAATGGAAGCACACCAGTTCTCCCAATTGATAGCAACGACTACAACTTTAACTATGAGAAGTGCATATCAATTCTCTCCAAGGGGGCAGAGCTCTATATCGAGAAATCAGATG GAAGATCCAAGCTAAGGTCGGTGTCTATTATCTTAAATGGTGAAGCCAAG GTTATCCTAAGAACAACAAAGGCAACTATGTTGAAGGCCTTCTCAAGACAAAAGGAAA GTGTTGTATTAGACCTACATGTCGAGCTGTATAAGGATTCTAACGGAGCAGAAACAGATAGTTGCTATCTTATTGTGCTAACAACAAACAGGGGAATCATCAAGCTCGACATGATGGATGATCACCAGCGATACAGAATGTGGTCAATGGCTATTAACCAAATGCTGACGCTCTCTACTTCATTTCCAAAATACGAGCTTCAATTTTACAAAAGCTAA
- the LOC104229694 gene encoding GCN5-related N-acetyltransferase 7, chloroplastic: MAILITPFSYSPQASSLYLSSKLHNTNISSTYGYNSSTPLRSFVICSSQQLSQQNQQISPPTPQPILIDKSILSISEAKSENELWAASCLRVRTFYDFQHDTLNTEDHTKYLTEREFEALTERIAGKRVGFGRVSCVNATLPFSKVSNVAYDLSTSCKFSQDNVELVVVGTLDINQCIRLPDEITGMKPKGIGADFARGYVSNVCVAKEMQRNGLGCALISKAKMVAKDMGISDLYVHVAIDNEPAKKLYMKCGFVYENEEPAWQARFLDRPRRLLLWTDLSSS; this comes from the exons ATGGCAATCCTCATTACACCATTTTCATACTCACCACAAGCTTCTTCTCTTTACCTTAGCTCCAAATTACACAACACCAACATCTCTAGTACTTATGGCTATAACAGTAGTACTCCTCTTCGTtcttttgttatttgttcttctcAACAACTTTCCCAACAAAACCAACAAATTTCTCCACCAACCCCACAGCCAATCTTGATTGATAAATCTATTTTAAGTATATCTGAAGCTAAGTCTGAAAATGAATTATGGGCTGCTTCTTGTCTTCGTGTTAGAACTTTCTATGATTTCCAGCATGATACTCTCAACACAGAA GATCATACAAAGTACCTGACTGAACGTGAGTTTGAAGCATTGACGGAACGTATCGCTGGGAAAAGAGTCGGCTTTGGAAGAGTTTCTTGCGTCAATGCTACCCTTCCATTTTCAAAAGTCTCAAATGTTGCATATGATTTGAGTACTTCTTGTAAA TTTTCTCAAGATAATGTGGAACTAGTTGTCGTTGGGACACTGGATATTAACCAGTGCATCAGACTTCCTGATGAAATCACAGGAATGAAACCAAAG GGAATTGGAGCTGATTTTGCTAGGGGGTACGTGAGTAATGTATGCGTTGCTAAAGAAATGCAAAGAAATGGCCTGGGCTGTGCTCTTATTTCTAAAGCAAAGATGGTTGCTAAAGACATGG GAATAAGTGATTTATACGTCCATGTTGCCATTGACAATGAGCCGGCGAAGAAGTTGTACATGAAATGTGGCTTTGTATACGAGAACGAAGAACCTGCATGGCAAGCAAGGTTCTTAGATCGACCTCGAAGGCTTCTTTTGTGGACAGATCTCTCCAGCTCTTAA